One Paenibacillus sp. FSL W8-0186 genomic window carries:
- a CDS encoding ATP-binding cassette domain-containing protein — translation MALYQIEHVSFQYPEASEAMLTDINITVEEGDFVLLCGPSGSGKTTLLRQLKREIRPEGHRQGEIRYRGNLQDDLDTRHSIEEIGMVFQDPDSQIVMNTVWQELTFAMENLGYAAEQIQRRIGELVQFFGMQGWLQLGVHELSGGQKQLLNLASVMSLRPKVLLLDEPTAQLDPIAAKEFIQLLARINEELSITIIISEHRVEELFPLATQVVMLKAGEVAYAGAPQEVIRKIWSGRDEFFIPYLPAVCRLFLGAGGEAARRGTEAPIPLTVKAGRQWVSQYAKVLANQVQSSSEISSASADTSNESLAAALTVPLNAEKAVKQQAEQQAGRQGTTLLECRELFFTYEKNAPLVLKGCSLHIHQGEFFTLFGGNGSGKSTLLHQIAGARKPQRGNIFLEGKSLLRSSIAERSQFIGYVAQNPLLYFTRDTVGAQFKDRIERLEQGSGKGYQQGQTFAMSRQERLDELLELFELKGSLDKHPLDLSGGQQQKAALILVLLAEPRLLLLDEPTKGLDPTSKMKLAAQLDAIRGKGTTILMVSHDIEFAANNATRCGLLFDGKLVAIDETRNFLRDNYFYTTIIHRTAGDFFPAAITMKDIGMPWEK, via the coding sequence TTGGCGCTATATCAGATCGAACATGTAAGCTTCCAATACCCGGAAGCATCAGAAGCGATGCTGACGGATATAAATATCACCGTTGAAGAGGGAGACTTTGTATTATTATGCGGACCATCGGGATCGGGAAAGACGACGCTGCTTCGCCAGCTGAAGCGGGAGATTAGGCCGGAAGGACATCGGCAGGGAGAAATACGGTACCGGGGAAACTTGCAGGACGATTTGGATACAAGGCATTCCATCGAAGAAATCGGAATGGTCTTTCAGGATCCGGACAGTCAGATCGTCATGAATACGGTATGGCAGGAGCTTACCTTCGCGATGGAGAACCTGGGTTACGCTGCCGAGCAGATTCAGCGGAGAATCGGCGAGCTCGTTCAGTTCTTCGGCATGCAGGGCTGGCTGCAGCTGGGGGTGCATGAGCTGTCCGGAGGCCAGAAGCAGCTTTTGAACCTGGCTTCCGTGATGTCTTTACGGCCCAAAGTACTGCTGCTGGATGAGCCGACGGCACAGCTTGACCCGATTGCCGCCAAGGAGTTCATTCAATTACTTGCCCGGATCAACGAAGAGCTGTCTATTACGATCATTATTAGCGAGCATAGAGTTGAAGAGCTATTCCCTCTTGCTACCCAAGTTGTCATGCTGAAGGCGGGGGAGGTGGCTTACGCTGGTGCTCCGCAGGAAGTCATCCGTAAAATTTGGAGCGGTCGGGATGAATTTTTTATCCCCTATCTGCCCGCGGTCTGCCGATTATTTCTAGGAGCCGGCGGAGAGGCTGCCCGGAGGGGGACGGAAGCGCCTATTCCACTTACCGTCAAGGCGGGGCGGCAATGGGTCAGCCAGTATGCTAAGGTGCTTGCAAACCAGGTTCAATCGTCGTCTGAGATATCATCAGCTTCTGCTGATACGTCAAACGAATCGCTAGCCGCAGCATTAACCGTTCCGTTAAACGCAGAGAAGGCAGTGAAGCAGCAAGCGGAACAGCAGGCCGGAAGACAAGGAACGACCTTGTTGGAATGCAGGGAGCTGTTTTTTACCTATGAAAAAAATGCGCCTCTCGTGCTGAAGGGCTGTTCGCTGCATATTCATCAAGGGGAATTCTTTACATTATTCGGCGGGAATGGCTCAGGCAAATCTACGCTTCTTCACCAAATCGCAGGTGCCAGGAAACCGCAGCGCGGGAACATTTTTTTAGAGGGAAAGTCTTTGCTGCGCAGCAGCATCGCCGAGAGGAGCCAATTCATTGGCTACGTGGCCCAGAATCCGCTGCTTTACTTCACACGGGATACGGTAGGGGCGCAGTTCAAGGATCGAATCGAACGGCTGGAGCAAGGCTCCGGCAAGGGATACCAGCAGGGCCAAACTTTTGCTATGAGCAGGCAGGAGCGGTTAGACGAGCTGCTGGAGCTGTTTGAGCTCAAGGGATCGCTGGACAAGCATCCGTTAGACCTCAGCGGAGGACAGCAGCAAAAGGCAGCGCTGATTCTCGTCCTGCTGGCAGAGCCGCGATTGCTGCTGCTCGACGAGCCGACAAAGGGGCTTGATCCCACCTCCAAAATGAAGCTGGCGGCACAGCTTGATGCCATCCGCGGGAAGGGCACAACGATTCTGATGGTCAGTCATGATATCGAATTTGCGGCCAATAACGCGACACGCTGCGGGCTGCTGTTTGACGGCAAGCTGGTTGCGATAGATGAGACGAGGAACTTTTTGCGGGACAATTACTTTTACACGACAATTATTCATCGTACGGCGGGCGATTTCTTCCCCGCAGCGATTACCATGAAGGATATAGGGATGCCATGGGAAAAATAA
- a CDS encoding energy-coupling factor transporter transmembrane component T: MGRADMVYGFTGLHPQLSMLYFLVLLGACMMFQHPVYSLVSFVCVVALLFSLDGGRALKKVIKGYLLIAFVIFISNPFFSSRGATILFYAWDRPVTMEAIVYGAIFALSLLNLLLAFVAFNLVVTPDKLLYLLTPYAPRTAFVITVTLRFVPLLTRRLQQIMTIQRAMGYLHPGGSKKHLMREGMETMHTLVGWSLEEALQTAGSMRARGYGIGPRSSGTVYRMDRRDKLVLWMMIITGLNIVIGALFGVNHYEVYPRLQTWQWSSQLGIHLLSYAVFLAIPLVMNGKEWLHWRYIRSNM; this comes from the coding sequence ATGGGAAGAGCTGATATGGTCTATGGGTTTACAGGACTGCATCCGCAATTAAGCATGCTGTACTTCCTCGTATTGCTGGGAGCCTGCATGATGTTCCAGCACCCTGTATATTCGCTGGTATCCTTCGTGTGCGTTGTAGCGCTTCTCTTCTCTCTCGATGGGGGGAGGGCCTTGAAAAAAGTAATTAAAGGCTACTTGCTCATCGCCTTTGTCATATTTATTTCGAATCCGTTTTTCTCCAGCCGGGGAGCCACGATCCTGTTCTATGCCTGGGACCGTCCAGTTACGATGGAAGCCATCGTGTATGGCGCGATATTTGCCTTATCGCTGCTTAACCTGCTGCTCGCCTTCGTTGCTTTTAATTTGGTCGTGACGCCGGACAAGCTGCTGTATCTGCTTACGCCGTACGCACCGCGAACGGCTTTTGTAATTACTGTAACACTTCGCTTCGTCCCCCTGCTGACCCGCAGATTGCAGCAAATCATGACGATTCAGAGGGCAATGGGTTATTTGCACCCCGGAGGAAGCAAGAAGCATCTGATGCGGGAGGGGATGGAGACGATGCATACGCTCGTCGGCTGGTCCTTGGAGGAAGCGCTGCAGACGGCCGGCTCCATGAGGGCAAGAGGTTATGGGATCGGGCCAAGAAGCAGCGGCACAGTCTACCGGATGGATCGCCGGGACAAGCTCGTGCTGTGGATGATGATCATAACGGGGCTGAATATCGTGATCGGCGCTTTGTTTGGCGTAAATCATTATGAAGTATATCCCCGGCTTCAGACATGGCAGTGGTCGTCCCAGCTGGGAATTCATTTGCTTAGTTATGCTGTATTCCTGGCCATCCCCCTTGTGATGAATGGGAAGGAGTGGCTGCATTGGCGCTATATCAGATCGAACATGTAA
- a CDS encoding DUF4430 domain-containing protein, whose product MIAIVLAAVWFYGSGNPERTGSAGDASGNASVGASRNEAQSAEADSRNYFSENGEANPIQEALPDKEKPSSALQPEDRGETSPAESSDKGAAQGTAGGLAATAEEPAGKEAGAGSQTGEGKRADEDKMADAAEGAAPQSVPSGSETAASSTPPSTGANSKDSAKETAAGSSDSVTLTIVGSPDIGTIMGTIEVDIGDSKTVLDVLKKATRSQKLQMEYTGSGATAYVQGIDNLYEFDKGSGSGWMYSVNGKFPNRSAGIWPLSPGDDIRWLYTEDLGKDLGAGAEDGLWDGKS is encoded by the coding sequence GTGATCGCTATCGTATTAGCTGCGGTGTGGTTCTACGGAAGTGGCAACCCGGAGCGGACTGGTTCGGCCGGTGATGCATCTGGTAATGCATCTGTCGGGGCGTCTCGTAATGAGGCTCAGTCTGCCGAAGCAGACTCCAGGAACTACTTTTCGGAGAACGGGGAGGCCAACCCGATACAAGAGGCGCTACCGGACAAGGAAAAGCCGTCTTCAGCTTTGCAGCCTGAGGACAGAGGAGAGACGTCACCCGCTGAATCCAGTGACAAGGGCGCTGCACAAGGCACGGCCGGTGGGTTAGCAGCAACGGCGGAAGAGCCAGCCGGGAAGGAAGCGGGGGCAGGCAGTCAAACCGGTGAAGGGAAGCGGGCCGATGAGGATAAAATGGCTGACGCAGCTGAGGGTGCTGCGCCTCAATCCGTTCCTAGCGGTTCGGAAACAGCCGCATCTTCTACGCCGCCAAGTACCGGGGCGAACAGCAAAGACAGTGCCAAGGAGACAGCAGCCGGCTCCAGCGATTCCGTTACGTTAACAATCGTTGGATCACCGGATATTGGAACAATTATGGGGACGATTGAGGTAGATATCGGCGATTCCAAGACCGTACTGGACGTACTGAAGAAGGCTACCCGCAGCCAGAAGCTGCAAATGGAGTATACCGGAAGCGGAGCGACAGCTTACGTGCAGGGCATTGACAATTTGTATGAATTTGATAAAGGCTCGGGCAGCGGATGGATGTACAGTGTCAACGGCAAATTCCCGAACCGGAGCGCGGGAATATGGCCGCTGAGCCCCGGCGATGACATTCGGTGGCTGTACACGGAAGACTTAGGCAAAGATCTGGGCGCAGGCGCAGAAGACGGATTATGGGATGGGAAGAGCTGA
- a CDS encoding DUF4430 domain-containing protein yields the protein MNSWKNWMKRSLPLWMSFMLLLSLVNPQLAKAAGGTSNTQLNSMIASTVDYYAKQYSDAGSTKRIESWWELVALWGAGEDLQDGSWRLPSWETTAPNLAANNGGTEHIRYIFGLLAMGKDPAHAWETDRNLWAELAAQQNPATGAIGGVNKHIWAMLAMDAGVKLGADVGTWDAAAAKKALDYLLSCQYADGGFGLTPTGSSGDTDMTGMALLALGKYQGQSAVDSAIQRAKELLKQRQLDHGGFNSPGTWGSGDNSNSLSTTVSGLVAVGDDALSSEWIKNGHSVLDAYALFQLADGSFKWKAADARMNSMSTEQALIALLDIQYGQSTWYRIAEATPVQTGVSAQLQVTGMDGELYAPQTVTVASNGGEVTALDVMKQGLDTAVPPISYSITGSGSNAYVTAIGGQAAGTLGGWDGWMYNVNGVAPFVGAGDYVIQPGDQVHFYYSRWASIAPAASEISHGALNPAIEIKLVGDTFTSAAEQANHWLIDTGATGLQVAGVTLLNNQLANIVLTGQAAEGTISVQALAGALTGQSDSEAVNVVVPASPGPIHERIIYVPDSETHFENGSYGDPLTEEKVILEFTKAQLPQVTSVTDSTYFDIAPNTEVISSGWNRQIQLPSKLSSTDNSLINKVNAVLSLTNEELTQIAIRVKIGGSDRIDFSRHVTLKLIGQGSRQAGWIGSDGSFHPIPKYNDSSARADAVYAYADDRGDLVIKTTHFTEFIAYDLKTKDTPGQGGSPGNGGTPPGNGGAPGNGEGTPGNGGNPGTGGGVVTPPAVRTIKLSVEKHTIGEGDIIAPVTVTLQDGDTAFTVLKRALQGRGISMNYIGSDATLYVQAINGLGEFDKGPVSGWMYQVNGVFPNYSAGLYTLQNGDVLRWRYTTNLGKDLEDEDAGQGAPGGGAPGAGGPAGIGAAEGALGQAAAATPEQQTASLERIKSAIAKASAWILNNRSFAKHDNFNDWDALALARSGKQVPAEYYSVLESHVRGSNGDFRLVTDYERMVLAVAAIGKDPRSVAGTDLLEKIYNNERMMNQGTNGLVFALLSLDAAKADIPNDALWTRDKLVASLLQQQNTDGGFPISKSSNGQSDIDMTAMALQALANYQNRKEVKAAADNALAWLSQQQLASGGFKAWGVETSESISQVIIALSSLNIPLDDQRFVKSGGDLLTALQAFVNKDGGFAHTAGEASDYMATHQGLMALSAYERMLKKQSPLFDMSDIQPAVSKPAPVVYGDQASISAWAKEAVEKATGLGLMAGTGTAAPQFEPKRGLTRAEFAVLVVKLAGEQPSANTAGFKDVSQGSWYAGYVAAAKEKGLISGLNDHHFGPNQQITRQEMATILVRMQGQILPNAGEGTTPNRTLKDREQVSDWAAAYVDSAVQSGLMSGDGDYFRPHEQVTREMAAVVIVKMHAMINP from the coding sequence TTGAACAGTTGGAAGAATTGGATGAAGAGAAGCTTGCCTCTATGGATGAGCTTCATGCTGCTGTTGTCTCTAGTGAATCCTCAGCTCGCCAAGGCGGCAGGAGGAACCAGCAACACGCAGCTGAACAGTATGATTGCGAGCACTGTGGATTACTATGCCAAGCAGTATAGTGATGCCGGCTCGACGAAACGAATCGAGTCCTGGTGGGAGCTGGTAGCTTTATGGGGCGCAGGAGAAGATCTGCAGGATGGGAGCTGGAGATTGCCTTCCTGGGAGACGACGGCGCCTAATTTAGCGGCCAATAACGGGGGAACCGAGCATATCAGATACATATTCGGGCTGCTGGCTATGGGGAAAGATCCGGCGCATGCTTGGGAGACCGATCGAAATTTATGGGCTGAGCTCGCAGCACAGCAGAATCCTGCTACAGGGGCGATCGGCGGCGTTAACAAGCATATTTGGGCCATGCTTGCTATGGATGCCGGGGTCAAACTCGGCGCGGACGTAGGCACATGGGATGCGGCGGCGGCGAAGAAAGCTTTAGACTATTTGCTGTCTTGCCAATATGCGGATGGCGGATTCGGTTTAACACCGACTGGGTCGTCCGGCGATACGGACATGACGGGTATGGCGCTGCTGGCGCTTGGCAAATACCAGGGGCAGAGCGCGGTGGACAGCGCTATTCAGCGCGCAAAGGAGCTGTTGAAGCAGCGGCAGCTCGATCATGGCGGGTTTAACTCACCCGGGACATGGGGATCCGGAGACAACTCGAATAGTCTGTCGACTACAGTGTCCGGACTGGTGGCTGTAGGCGACGATGCGTTATCCTCCGAGTGGATCAAGAACGGCCATTCGGTATTGGATGCTTATGCGCTGTTCCAGCTGGCTGATGGTTCCTTCAAATGGAAAGCGGCCGACGCGAGAATGAACAGTATGTCTACGGAGCAGGCGCTTATTGCACTGCTCGACATCCAGTATGGGCAGTCGACCTGGTATCGTATTGCTGAAGCGACGCCGGTTCAGACGGGTGTATCGGCACAGCTGCAAGTGACCGGAATGGACGGGGAGCTGTATGCGCCTCAGACTGTTACGGTGGCCTCGAACGGCGGAGAAGTTACAGCGCTTGATGTGATGAAGCAGGGTCTGGATACTGCTGTGCCGCCGATCAGCTACAGCATTACGGGCAGCGGCAGCAATGCTTACGTCACGGCGATTGGCGGACAGGCCGCCGGAACTTTAGGCGGCTGGGACGGCTGGATGTACAATGTCAATGGTGTTGCTCCTTTTGTCGGAGCGGGCGATTATGTCATTCAGCCCGGCGATCAGGTACATTTCTATTACAGCCGCTGGGCGAGCATAGCGCCAGCAGCATCTGAAATCAGTCATGGAGCCTTGAACCCGGCGATTGAAATCAAGCTGGTAGGAGATACGTTTACGTCGGCTGCAGAGCAGGCCAATCACTGGCTAATTGACACTGGTGCGACAGGGCTGCAGGTTGCGGGCGTAACCCTGCTCAATAACCAGCTGGCCAACATTGTCCTTACAGGCCAAGCTGCCGAAGGCACAATATCCGTGCAGGCATTGGCAGGGGCCTTGACCGGGCAAAGCGACAGCGAGGCAGTGAACGTAGTTGTTCCGGCTTCCCCCGGGCCGATTCACGAACGGATTATTTATGTTCCGGACAGCGAGACTCATTTTGAGAACGGGTCATATGGAGATCCGTTGACAGAAGAGAAAGTCATCCTAGAGTTTACCAAAGCGCAATTGCCGCAGGTCACTTCAGTTACGGACAGTACGTATTTCGATATTGCACCAAATACTGAGGTCATTTCATCAGGCTGGAACCGCCAGATTCAACTGCCGAGCAAGCTGAGCTCCACGGATAATTCGTTGATCAATAAGGTAAACGCCGTATTGTCTTTAACGAACGAGGAACTTACTCAGATTGCGATTCGCGTGAAGATCGGCGGCAGTGATCGGATTGATTTCAGCCGTCATGTCACGTTGAAGCTGATTGGGCAGGGCAGCAGGCAGGCCGGCTGGATCGGCAGCGATGGAAGCTTCCATCCAATTCCGAAATACAACGACTCCTCGGCAAGGGCGGATGCGGTATATGCCTACGCAGATGACCGCGGGGATTTAGTCATCAAGACAACGCATTTCACGGAGTTTATCGCCTATGACCTGAAGACTAAGGATACTCCTGGACAAGGAGGCAGCCCGGGCAACGGCGGTACCCCTCCTGGCAACGGCGGAGCTCCCGGCAATGGGGAGGGTACGCCTGGCAATGGCGGTAATCCGGGCACAGGAGGCGGCGTAGTAACTCCGCCGGCAGTGCGTACAATTAAATTGTCTGTGGAGAAACACACGATTGGCGAAGGTGACATTATTGCGCCTGTCACGGTTACGCTCCAGGATGGAGATACCGCATTTACAGTCCTAAAGAGAGCGCTGCAAGGGCGCGGTATTTCTATGAATTACATCGGTTCAGATGCTACCCTTTATGTTCAAGCAATAAACGGTTTAGGCGAGTTTGACAAAGGGCCTGTGAGCGGCTGGATGTATCAGGTAAACGGGGTATTTCCAAATTACAGCGCAGGACTATATACGCTGCAGAACGGCGATGTTCTCCGCTGGCGTTATACTACAAATCTCGGCAAAGATCTTGAAGACGAAGACGCCGGACAAGGAGCACCGGGCGGCGGAGCGCCTGGAGCTGGCGGCCCTGCCGGCATTGGCGCTGCTGAAGGAGCCTTAGGACAAGCCGCTGCGGCAACGCCGGAGCAGCAAACGGCTTCTCTGGAGCGTATCAAGTCAGCAATTGCTAAGGCTTCGGCCTGGATTTTGAACAATCGCAGCTTCGCTAAGCATGATAACTTTAACGATTGGGACGCTTTAGCCTTGGCTCGCTCCGGCAAGCAAGTGCCTGCGGAGTATTACTCGGTGCTCGAGAGCCATGTTCGCGGGAGCAACGGCGATTTTCGATTAGTGACGGACTACGAGCGCATGGTGCTGGCTGTTGCCGCAATCGGCAAGGACCCGCGCAGCGTAGCGGGGACAGATTTGCTGGAGAAAATCTACAACAATGAGCGCATGATGAATCAGGGTACCAACGGACTCGTATTCGCTTTGCTGTCCCTAGATGCAGCCAAGGCGGATATTCCAAACGATGCGCTGTGGACACGGGACAAGCTGGTCGCTTCGCTGCTGCAGCAGCAGAACACCGATGGCGGATTCCCGATCAGTAAATCGTCCAACGGCCAAAGCGATATCGATATGACAGCCATGGCGCTGCAAGCTCTGGCGAACTACCAGAACCGCAAAGAGGTCAAAGCGGCTGCGGATAACGCGCTGGCCTGGCTGTCACAGCAGCAGCTTGCCAGCGGAGGCTTTAAAGCGTGGGGCGTCGAGACGAGCGAGAGCATTTCGCAAGTGATTATTGCCCTGTCCAGCCTTAATATTCCACTGGACGATCAGCGGTTCGTGAAGAGCGGCGGCGACCTGCTCACAGCGCTGCAAGCATTTGTGAACAAGGATGGCGGCTTCGCCCATACGGCAGGAGAAGCCAGCGATTATATGGCAACCCACCAGGGGCTAATGGCGCTTAGTGCGTATGAGCGGATGCTGAAGAAGCAAAGCCCGTTGTTTGATATGTCCGATATACAGCCTGCCGTCTCCAAACCGGCTCCAGTTGTATATGGGGATCAAGCTTCCATATCTGCATGGGCCAAGGAAGCGGTTGAGAAAGCGACCGGGCTGGGATTGATGGCAGGAACGGGAACGGCGGCGCCGCAGTTTGAACCAAAACGCGGTTTGACCCGTGCGGAATTCGCGGTGCTGGTCGTCAAGCTGGCAGGCGAACAGCCATCTGCAAATACAGCGGGCTTCAAGGATGTCAGCCAAGGCTCCTGGTACGCCGGATATGTAGCTGCGGCTAAGGAGAAAGGTTTGATTTCCGGCTTGAACGATCATCATTTTGGGCCGAATCAACAAATAACCAGACAGGAAATGGCTACGATTCTTGTGCGCATGCAAGGGCAAATACTGCCGAATGCAGGGGAGGGCACAACCCCGAACCGTACTCTCAAAGATCGTGAACAAGTATCCGATTGGGCTGCCGCTTATGTGGATTCGGCTGTTCAATCCGGGCTCATGTCGGGAGACGGCGACTATTTCCGGCCGCACGAGCAAGTCACTAGAGAAATGGCTGCTGTCGTGATCGTGAAAATGCACGCCATGATCAATCCATAG
- a CDS encoding glycosyltransferase, protein MADVLLILCMVSIWIAVFQSIIIMTGAIRFVWRQSITPLTMPADMEGFPTVTVIVPAHNEELVITATARHVLHLNYPEHKIQFIVVADNCTDNTAGRLKALKAQPKYQHRDFFIMERKGTGGKSGALNDALEHATGEWICIFDADAAPEKNSLLFLVQKAMEEPELYGAVFGRNKARNRGQNFLSRCINLELVTMQRVLHTGMWELFKLGTIPGTNFIIKTSLIKEIGGWDEQALTEDTAISFEILSRGQLIALAPQAEAYQQEPEQLSVYMKQRERWAKGNYQVVLDNFHHLFKPSSWRIKLHVLYYMASYFWFLVTIVISDLIIVVNIAYWLIALFKPEVMSPFQFEGDVYIYLIFAWALMYYLYVLQINLALASDIGQSNVRNFVLSCITYFTYAQLFLVISLRASYNMIMDKIMHRESKWYKTQRFD, encoded by the coding sequence GTGGCTGATGTATTGTTGATACTGTGCATGGTTAGCATCTGGATTGCCGTATTTCAATCGATCATCATCATGACCGGAGCCATTCGCTTTGTATGGCGGCAGAGCATAACGCCGTTGACAATGCCTGCAGATATGGAAGGCTTCCCCACGGTGACCGTGATCGTTCCGGCCCACAACGAAGAGCTTGTCATCACGGCTACGGCGAGGCATGTTCTCCATCTGAACTATCCCGAGCACAAAATCCAGTTTATCGTCGTGGCGGATAACTGCACGGATAATACAGCAGGGCGGCTAAAGGCGCTTAAGGCTCAGCCCAAGTACCAGCATCGGGACTTCTTCATCATGGAGCGTAAAGGAACGGGCGGCAAATCAGGCGCCTTGAACGATGCATTGGAGCATGCCACCGGGGAGTGGATTTGCATTTTTGACGCGGACGCTGCGCCGGAGAAAAATTCGCTGCTCTTTCTCGTGCAGAAGGCGATGGAGGAGCCGGAATTGTACGGGGCGGTGTTTGGACGCAACAAGGCCCGGAACCGGGGGCAGAACTTCTTATCCAGGTGCATCAATTTGGAGCTGGTGACGATGCAGCGGGTGCTCCATACCGGCATGTGGGAGCTGTTCAAGCTGGGGACAATACCGGGCACGAACTTTATTATCAAAACGTCGCTGATCAAAGAAATCGGCGGTTGGGACGAGCAGGCGCTGACCGAGGATACGGCCATTTCGTTTGAAATTCTCTCCAGGGGCCAGCTTATTGCGCTGGCCCCGCAGGCCGAGGCTTACCAGCAGGAGCCGGAGCAGCTATCCGTATATATGAAGCAGCGCGAGCGATGGGCCAAAGGGAACTACCAGGTCGTACTGGACAATTTTCACCACTTGTTCAAGCCTTCGAGCTGGCGCATCAAGCTGCATGTCCTTTATTATATGGCCAGCTATTTCTGGTTTCTGGTCACGATCGTGATTTCCGATCTAATCATTGTCGTCAACATCGCTTACTGGCTCATCGCTTTATTTAAACCGGAGGTCATGTCTCCCTTTCAATTTGAAGGCGATGTGTACATTTATCTGATCTTCGCCTGGGCGCTGATGTATTATTTGTACGTGCTGCAGATCAACCTTGCCCTGGCTTCCGATATCGGGCAGAGCAACGTCCGGAACTTCGTTCTGTCCTGTATTACGTATTTTACTTACGCACAGCTATTCCTTGTCATTTCACTCCGTGCCTCTTATAACATGATTATGGACAAAATCATGCATCGGGAAAGCAAGTGGTACAAGACGCAGCGGTTTGATTAA